One window of Streptomyces sp. SUK 48 genomic DNA carries:
- a CDS encoding alpha/beta hydrolase, with the protein MSGGTAYTVHGSKGRPVVLVAGAGGTGRIWEHHQVPALAGAGHRVFTFDHAAAGAGPGELAAVVRELLTTLGLPPCPLVGHSLGALAIQELLVTDPHLATGAVLAATRGRPDPVSEALARAEAAYTGTGGRLPPEYEAFVQLVLNLSPRTLADEGAVAEWLDLFEIAAFSGAAAGVHHPRPPVADRLDAYARIAVPLLVVGFADDVLAPAHLGRELAAAVTGARYTQLADTGHLGFLERPDAFNTVLLDFLATLPTTDHGASHAR; encoded by the coding sequence GTGAGCGGGGGGACGGCGTACACGGTCCACGGCTCCAAGGGGCGGCCGGTGGTCCTGGTCGCGGGCGCGGGCGGCACCGGCCGGATCTGGGAGCACCACCAGGTGCCCGCGCTCGCCGGGGCGGGCCACCGGGTGTTCACCTTCGACCACGCCGCCGCGGGCGCCGGCCCCGGCGAACTGGCCGCCGTCGTAAGGGAACTGCTCACCACGCTGGGGCTGCCGCCCTGTCCGCTCGTCGGCCACTCCCTGGGGGCCCTGGCAATACAGGAGTTGCTCGTCACCGATCCGCACCTGGCGACCGGCGCGGTGCTGGCCGCGACACGGGGCCGCCCCGACCCGGTGAGCGAGGCACTGGCCCGCGCCGAGGCCGCGTACACCGGGACGGGGGGCCGACTCCCGCCGGAGTACGAGGCGTTCGTACAGCTGGTGCTGAACCTCTCGCCCAGGACCCTGGCCGACGAGGGCGCGGTCGCAGAATGGCTGGACTTGTTCGAGATCGCCGCGTTCAGCGGTGCCGCCGCCGGTGTGCACCACCCGCGCCCGCCCGTCGCCGACCGGCTGGACGCGTACGCGCGGATCGCCGTACCCCTGCTGGTGGTGGGTTTCGCCGACGACGTGCTGGCCCCCGCGCACCTGGGCCGCGAACTGGCCGCTGCGGTGACCGGCGCCCGGTACACGCAGCTGGCGGACACCGGCCATCTCGGTTTCCTGGAACGGCCCGACGCCTTCAACACCGTCCTGCTGGACTTCCTGGCCACCCTCCCCACGACCGATCACGGAGCGTCCCATGCCCGCTGA
- a CDS encoding AMP-binding protein: protein MTSSAASFLEPFFDTARDDPGRPAVVDNGLVLTYGTFAAWVLAVAAAVEPRTAQPQPPVGVVAHYSARDVAALLGVLTAGRAYVPLEAHHPGVRLEAILRRVGCQEAVATADTGWQPPVAKVIRPRWAPTPGAPLAAPRPDPRPGDPAYVLFTSGSTGEPKAVVVPHRAPAAVVPPLRALYGIGEDDSVLHFHGAGGDTSLEEILPTLTAGATLVIDDAAREGFAQVADEQQVSVAVLPTGFWAGLTGDLLRRGARLPASLRTVVIGGEAVRADMLERWHRLGGSEDVRLLNTYGSTETALVTHAVRLAGPGAPALPETGADLPIGSPLPHVGQRVDRTGELYVSGPGLALGYHGDPEATAARFTERDGARWYRTGDLVGETPGGALVFKGRSDHQVKIRGFRVDLLDVEELIRRCAGVSSVAAARVDRAGHSSLAAFFVPLPDADPGEVAAALRDRLTRTAPPHLVPDLILPVDALERTHTGKVDRDATRDRRLGAVEAAR, encoded by the coding sequence ATGACGTCCTCCGCAGCATCATTTCTGGAACCATTCTTCGACACGGCGCGCGACGATCCGGGCCGGCCGGCCGTCGTCGACAACGGGCTCGTGCTCACCTACGGCACCTTCGCCGCCTGGGTGCTGGCCGTCGCCGCCGCCGTGGAACCGCGCACGGCACAGCCCCAGCCGCCCGTGGGCGTCGTGGCGCATTACTCGGCCCGTGACGTGGCGGCGCTCCTCGGTGTGCTGACGGCGGGACGGGCGTACGTGCCGCTGGAGGCCCACCACCCCGGGGTCCGGCTGGAGGCGATCCTGCGCCGGGTCGGCTGCCAGGAGGCGGTGGCGACCGCGGACACCGGCTGGCAGCCCCCCGTCGCGAAGGTGATCCGGCCCCGCTGGGCGCCCACCCCCGGGGCGCCCCTCGCCGCGCCGCGGCCGGACCCGCGTCCCGGGGACCCGGCGTACGTGCTGTTCACCTCGGGCTCCACCGGCGAACCGAAGGCAGTGGTCGTCCCGCACCGGGCGCCGGCGGCCGTGGTGCCGCCGCTGCGCGCCCTGTACGGCATCGGCGAGGACGACTCCGTGCTGCACTTCCACGGGGCGGGCGGTGACACGAGCCTGGAGGAGATCCTCCCGACCCTGACGGCGGGCGCCACCCTCGTGATCGACGACGCGGCGCGGGAGGGGTTCGCCCAGGTGGCGGACGAGCAGCAGGTCTCGGTGGCGGTGCTGCCCACCGGGTTCTGGGCCGGTCTGACGGGTGATCTGCTGCGCCGGGGCGCCCGGCTGCCCGCGTCCCTGCGCACCGTGGTGATCGGCGGGGAGGCGGTGCGCGCCGACATGCTGGAACGCTGGCACCGGCTCGGCGGCTCCGAGGACGTACGGCTGCTCAACACCTACGGCTCCACGGAGACCGCGCTGGTCACGCACGCGGTGCGGCTCGCCGGGCCGGGCGCCCCCGCGCTGCCGGAGACCGGCGCGGACCTGCCCATCGGGTCTCCCCTGCCGCACGTCGGCCAACGCGTCGACAGGACGGGCGAGTTGTACGTGTCCGGGCCGGGGCTGGCCCTCGGCTATCACGGGGACCCGGAGGCGACGGCCGCCCGCTTCACCGAACGGGACGGCGCCCGCTGGTACCGCACGGGCGACCTGGTCGGCGAGACGCCCGGCGGCGCCCTGGTGTTCAAGGGCCGCTCCGACCACCAGGTCAAGATCCGCGGCTTCCGGGTGGACCTGCTCGACGTCGAGGAGCTGATCAGGCGGTGTGCGGGCGTGTCGTCGGTCGCGGCCGCCAGGGTGGACCGGGCCGGGCACTCCTCGCTGGCCGCGTTCTTCGTTCCGCTGCCGGACGCCGATCCGGGCGAGGTCGCCGCGGCCCTTCGTGACCGGCTGACACGGACGGCGCCACCGCATCTCGTGCCCGACCTGATCCTCCCGGTGGACGCGCTGGAGCGGACCCACACCGGCAAGGTCGACCGCGACGCCACCCGGGACCGCCGCCTGGGTGCCGTGGAGGCCGCCCGATGA
- a CDS encoding GNAT family N-acetyltransferase: MTTADSTAYRYRIAVPEDAEAIEALDGSFTTNTVFRVTAGDDGFALREIPVDPPLTKVFPDEEAHGDGEDGDDGNSRTFVARGAAGDLAGFLTVSYSGWNRRLTVEDIEVAPEHRGRGVGRALMGLGAEFARERGAGHLWLEVTNVNAPAIHAYRRMGFAFCGLDTSLYDGTPSEGEQALYMSMPCP, translated from the coding sequence GTGACCACCGCTGACAGCACCGCCTACCGGTACCGCATCGCCGTCCCCGAGGACGCCGAGGCCATCGAGGCCCTGGACGGGTCCTTCACCACCAACACGGTCTTCCGGGTGACCGCCGGTGACGACGGGTTCGCGCTCCGGGAGATCCCCGTGGACCCGCCCCTGACCAAGGTGTTCCCCGACGAGGAGGCGCACGGCGACGGGGAGGACGGCGATGACGGGAATTCCCGCACCTTCGTCGCCCGGGGGGCCGCCGGTGACCTGGCCGGGTTCCTCACCGTGTCGTACTCCGGGTGGAACCGTCGGCTGACCGTCGAGGACATCGAGGTCGCACCGGAGCACCGCGGCCGGGGGGTCGGCCGCGCGCTGATGGGGCTCGGGGCGGAGTTCGCCCGCGAGCGGGGTGCCGGGCACCTCTGGCTGGAGGTCACCAACGTCAACGCGCCGGCCATCCACGCGTACCGGCGGATGGGCTTCGCCTTCTGCGGGCTGGACACCTCCCTGTACGACGGCACCCCTTCCGAGGGCGAGCAGGCGCTCTACATGAGCATGCCCTGCCCCTGA
- a CDS encoding macrolide 2'-phosphotransferase, with protein MTAATAPDPVAAELAAYASRRLGVALVPESARGDDSGWDFRVTHIRAADGTYWILRQPRRPEAAGRLAVEGAVLGAVRDRVPVAVPDWRLRTPDLVAYPRLPGEAAGSEDPDTLVYGWSMDPLAHPDRYLDPLARCLAQVHSTPLDGTWARAVPRPSGPEAVRSRIADRLARARTELELPAARVRRWQEWLDDDQLWPGRLVLVHGDVHPGHTLVERGPAAPPVLSALLDWANAGIGDPAADFVDMLYAGGTDVLDRLLDAYRAAGGDVPAGLRSHILARASFLWVHVALRGLDTGRPAWTRTALRRMAR; from the coding sequence ATGACCGCGGCCACGGCTCCGGACCCGGTGGCCGCCGAGCTGGCCGCGTACGCCTCGCGGAGGCTGGGCGTGGCACTCGTACCGGAGTCCGCGCGCGGCGACGACAGCGGCTGGGACTTCCGCGTCACCCACATCCGCGCCGCCGACGGCACGTACTGGATCCTGCGGCAGCCGCGCCGGCCCGAGGCAGCCGGCCGGCTGGCCGTGGAGGGCGCCGTGCTCGGCGCGGTACGCGACCGGGTGCCGGTGGCCGTGCCCGACTGGCGGTTGCGGACCCCGGACCTCGTCGCCTACCCGCGACTGCCCGGCGAGGCGGCGGGCAGCGAGGACCCGGACACCCTGGTCTACGGCTGGTCGATGGACCCCCTGGCCCACCCGGACCGCTACCTGGACCCGCTCGCCCGCTGCCTGGCCCAGGTGCACTCCACCCCCCTGGACGGAACCTGGGCACGGGCGGTCCCGCGGCCGTCCGGGCCCGAGGCCGTGCGCTCCCGGATCGCGGACCGGCTGGCCCGCGCCCGTACCGAACTGGAGCTGCCCGCCGCCCGGGTGCGCCGCTGGCAGGAGTGGCTGGACGACGACCAACTGTGGCCCGGCCGCCTGGTGCTCGTCCACGGCGACGTGCACCCCGGCCACACCCTGGTGGAGCGCGGCCCGGCCGCCCCTCCGGTGCTGTCGGCCCTGCTGGACTGGGCGAACGCGGGCATCGGTGATCCGGCGGCGGACTTCGTCGACATGCTGTACGCGGGTGGCACGGACGTCCTCGACCGGCTGCTGGACGCCTACCGGGCGGCGGGCGGCGACGTGCCCGCCGGCCTGCGGTCGCACATCCTGGCCCGGGCGTCCTTCCTCTGGGTCCATGTGGCGCTGCGCGGCCTGGACACCGGCCGCCCGGCGTGGACCAGGACCGCGCTGCGGAGGATGGCACGGTGA
- a CDS encoding nucleoside 2-deoxyribosyltransferase domain-containing protein codes for MPAESPAKTHAPVEVVYVGQEPPGAWEAAVYLCGPTPTDPAQPSWRPAAVAALRAAWQVPGRLAVFLPEPAADGSYPSYADQIAWEEEAMRRSDVVLFWVPRDMRRLPGLVSNIKWGVWHDSGRAVLGAPPEAERMTYLLHFAEAFGVPVERTLAGAAAAALRAVGRGSRRTGGERAVPLAVWRSEPFRKWYAGRPAGWRLLDARVEWYERAAAPDGVPAWLLTVTCEPGAGAAPVVRRLLSAQGQGMLM; via the coding sequence ATGCCCGCTGAGTCCCCCGCGAAGACCCATGCCCCGGTCGAGGTCGTGTACGTCGGCCAGGAGCCGCCCGGGGCCTGGGAAGCGGCCGTGTACCTGTGCGGGCCCACGCCCACCGACCCCGCGCAGCCGTCCTGGCGCCCGGCCGCGGTCGCCGCTCTGCGTGCCGCCTGGCAGGTCCCGGGGCGGCTGGCGGTCTTCCTGCCGGAGCCGGCCGCCGACGGCTCCTACCCCTCGTACGCGGACCAGATCGCCTGGGAGGAGGAGGCGATGCGCCGCTCGGACGTGGTGCTGTTCTGGGTCCCCCGGGACATGCGCCGGCTCCCCGGGCTGGTGTCCAACATCAAGTGGGGGGTGTGGCACGACTCGGGCCGGGCGGTGCTGGGCGCGCCGCCGGAGGCCGAACGCATGACGTACCTCCTGCACTTCGCCGAGGCGTTCGGGGTGCCGGTGGAGCGCACTCTCGCCGGGGCGGCGGCAGCGGCCCTGCGCGCGGTGGGCCGGGGCTCCCGCCGTACCGGTGGCGAGCGGGCCGTCCCGCTGGCGGTGTGGCGGTCCGAACCCTTCCGGAAGTGGTACGCGGGCCGTCCGGCGGGCTGGCGGCTGCTGGACGCGCGCGTGGAGTGGTACGAGCGGGCCGCGGCACCGGACGGGGTCCCGGCGTGGCTGCTGACCGTGACGTGCGAACCGGGTGCCGGGGCCGCCCCGGTCGTGCGGCGGCTGCTGTCGGCTCAGGGGCAGGGCATGCTCATGTAG